CGTGTGCGACGTGGACGGGGTATTGACCGACGGGCTGATCTGGTTCGACGGCGACGGGCGGCCCTTTCGCGCGCTGCACGCCCGCGACGCGACGGCCCTGACGCTCTGGCATCTGTCGGGCGGCCAATCGGCGCTTGTGTCCGGGCTGGGCAGCAAGGCCATCGCCGCCATCGCGGCTCAATGGAAATGTGGCGAAACCCATGAATTCATCCGCGACAAGGCCCGTGTCTGCCGGGAGATTGCCCAACGCCATCGAATCGGACTCGATGAAATGGCGTTTCTCGGCGACGATTTGATTGATGTGCGGGCCATGCAGGCCGTGGGGCTGGCCGTGGCCGTTGCCGATGCGGCGCCCGAAGCCAAGGCCGCCGCCCATCTCTGCACCGAAGCGCCCGGTGGACGCGGCGCATTGCGCGAACTGGTCTATCGCATTCTGAGTGCCCAGGGTAAATGGGCGGCCGCCATCGAACGGTATTGCGATCGAAAAGACGGGGTTCAGTGATGCCCGTTTCGCCGCCTGAACGCGGGTAAACGGCCAACTCCGCGCGGCCCGGTATCCGTGGTATAGTGGATAAGCGCCACGAGAACCCCGTGGCGCAGGCAAGGAGCGAGTAGCCGTGATTCGCGCGCAGGTTGTGTTTATCGGGTGGGCGCTGTCGGCGTTGGCGGCATGGGGAAACGGCGTTTCCGCGGCGGAGATCCCGACGATAGACGCGGAGGGCGAAGCGGTTCGCATTACCCGCGACGCGTTCGGCGTTCCGCATATCGTGGCGCAGACCGTTCGGGGGGCCTATTACGCGATGGGATACGCCGTGGCGCACGATCGCCTGCTCCAATGCGAAAACAACCGGCGGTACGCCACGGGCCGTCTCGCGGAATTGTATGGCGAGACCTACGGATCGCCGGAAAATCCGGAGCCGATTCTGGTAAACGATTTCACGATGCGCCTGATCGGCTATACCCCGGAAGAGCGGCAACTCCTTTTCGATGCGATGCCCGAAGATATCCGCGGGATTTTCCACGCCTACACCGACGGCATCAATGCCCGCATCGCCGAAGTCAACGCCGATCCCGGGAACCTGATGCCGAAACATCTTTACGAAACGGGACAGCCGATTCCACCGTGGACGGCGCTGGATTCGGCTGCCTGCGCCCAGGTCATGCTGCGCCGTTTCGGCCTTCGGGGCGGAATGGAATACGAACGCCTGGACGAGTACAACACGATTGGCGAGGAGGCGTTCAATCGAAAATATCCCATCAACGTCCCGGATGCGCCCACCACGATTCCCCCCGGCGAAGACGGCGGATTTCCCCCCGAAAAAACGGCCGGCCGGCATGGTCTCAAAATTCATCCGCCGGTTGACAAAATGCTGGTGAGCGCCATGAAGCGCGAGCGCGAAGGGTTGTCGCGCGTCGCGGCCCTTGTCCGGTTTCCGCCGTCCATCGGCAGTTACGGCGCCGTCATCGCACCCCCGAAATCGCGCACGGGCCACGCAATGCTGTTCGGATGCCCGCACATGAAAGCCATCCCGGAACCGCAGGCCGTCTGGCCGCAATGCGCGCTCGAGGTGGACATGCACGGGCCGGGCATGCATGCCGCCGGGATCTGTTTCCCCGGCACACCCGGCATCTTTATCGGGCATACCAACCATTTCGCATGGACCATTACGTCGAGCAAGGCGGACAATACCGACACGTATGTCCTTCAACTCGACCCGAACGATGCGACGCGCTATCTGTTCGACGGGGCGTGGCGCCGCCTTGAATCGCGCGAGGAAGTCTTCAAGGTACGCGGCGGCCCCGACCATCGGCAAATCTTCTACCGCGACGTTCATGGTCCCGTGCGGTTTTTCGACACGGCCAACCACCTTGCCTATGCGTGGCGATACACCTTCTGGAAGGCCGAACTGGGCGGCATCGAGGGATTGCTGCGATTTCCGTGCATTCAAAACATCAACGAGTGGCGCGAGGCCGTGGCGAGGGTTCCCGTGTCGCTCAATTTTCTCTACGCGGACATCACCGGGGCTATCGGCTATGTGCTGGCCGGCCGGTACCGCATTTTGCCGGATGGGGCCGACCCGCGCTTGCCTCTGTCGGGGGCCGGCGATCAGGAATGGATCGGATTCCTGCCCTTCGAAAGCCATCCGCAGGCCGCCAATCCCCGTCAGGGCTATTTTGCCAATTTCAACACAAAACCGGCCGTCTGGTGGGACAACGGCGATTACGGCTGGTACAATACCGACGACAACGCGGTTCCGCTCATTCGCATGCTCGACCTTTTTGAAACCCTTTCATACGAACAATTCCGGCTGCTGCCCTACTATATGGGCGTCCATGGCACCTATGAACAGGTCGTTCAACTGCTTCCGCCGTTCGCAATCGCCGAAAACATCGTTCCGCCCGGCCAGAGCGATTTCGTCGGAAAAGACGGCGTTGCCGGACCGCATACCGGGGACCAGCAGGACCTCTACGACAACTGGCAACGAAAACCGTTTTCCTACTATACGGACAGCGACGGGGACGGTTTGTACGATCCGGAGGAAACGATATCCGGAACGAACGGCGCTCTGCCGGACAGCGATGGCGACGGGATAAATGACGGCGACGAAGTGCGCGATCTCGATCTCGATGCGGTGGGCGTACAGAATCCGTTCAATGCCGTGGACCCCGACAGCACCGGCGATGCTTTCTCGCCAGTTCCAGACGGGAAATTGGACGGATTCAACGATTGGGATGGCGATGGAATTTCGAATAAGGTGGAATTCGCAGCCGGAACTAATCCGCTGATTCCAGACCAGACAGGCGAAGGCGAGGGAGAAGGGGAGGGTGAAGGCGAGGGCGAAGGCGAAGGCGAAGGCGAGGGCGAAGGCGAAGGCGAGGGAGAAGGGGAGGGTGAAGGCGAGGGCGAGGGCGAAGGCGAAGGAGATGGGGAAGGTGAAGGAGAAGGGGAGGGTGAAGGCGAAGGCGAAGGCGAGGGTGAAGGCGAAGGCGAAGGCGAGGGCGAGGGCGAAGGCGAAGGCGAGGGCGAAGGCGAAGGCGAAGGCGAGGGCGAAGGCGAAG
This DNA window, taken from Candidatus Hydrogenedentota bacterium, encodes the following:
- a CDS encoding HAD hydrolase family protein encodes the protein MTIEDRLRRISFIVCDVDGVLTDGLIWFDGDGRPFRALHARDATALTLWHLSGGQSALVSGLGSKAIAAIAAQWKCGETHEFIRDKARVCREIAQRHRIGLDEMAFLGDDLIDVRAMQAVGLAVAVADAAPEAKAAAHLCTEAPGGRGALRELVYRILSAQGKWAAAIERYCDRKDGVQ
- a CDS encoding penicillin acylase family protein; this encodes MIRAQVVFIGWALSALAAWGNGVSAAEIPTIDAEGEAVRITRDAFGVPHIVAQTVRGAYYAMGYAVAHDRLLQCENNRRYATGRLAELYGETYGSPENPEPILVNDFTMRLIGYTPEERQLLFDAMPEDIRGIFHAYTDGINARIAEVNADPGNLMPKHLYETGQPIPPWTALDSAACAQVMLRRFGLRGGMEYERLDEYNTIGEEAFNRKYPINVPDAPTTIPPGEDGGFPPEKTAGRHGLKIHPPVDKMLVSAMKREREGLSRVAALVRFPPSIGSYGAVIAPPKSRTGHAMLFGCPHMKAIPEPQAVWPQCALEVDMHGPGMHAAGICFPGTPGIFIGHTNHFAWTITSSKADNTDTYVLQLDPNDATRYLFDGAWRRLESREEVFKVRGGPDHRQIFYRDVHGPVRFFDTANHLAYAWRYTFWKAELGGIEGLLRFPCIQNINEWREAVARVPVSLNFLYADITGAIGYVLAGRYRILPDGADPRLPLSGAGDQEWIGFLPFESHPQAANPRQGYFANFNTKPAVWWDNGDYGWYNTDDNAVPLIRMLDLFETLSYEQFRLLPYYMGVHGTYEQVVQLLPPFAIAENIVPPGQSDFVGKDGVAGPHTGDQQDLYDNWQRKPFSYYTDSDGDGLYDPEETISGTNGALPDSDGDGINDGDEVRDLDLDAVGVQNPFNAVDPDSTGDAFSPVPDGKLDGFNDWDGDGISNKVEFAAGTNPLIPDQTGEGEGEGEGEGEGEGEGEGEGEGEGEGEGEGEGEGEGEGEGDGEGEGEGEGEGEGEGEGEGEGEGEGEGEGEGEGEGEGEGEGEGE